From the Senegalimassilia faecalis genome, one window contains:
- the asnB gene encoding asparagine synthase (glutamine-hydrolyzing), which produces MCGFTGFINNTPGIDAQRVIELMGDRIRHRGPDDATYYVDDDVALAHRRLSIIDLEGGRQPMFNEDGNLVIVFNGEIYNYQELREELVAAGHVFATHSDTETILHGFEQWGRGVLDRLRGMFAFAIWDKREKKLFGARDIFGIKPYYYYRAGSTFLFGSEIKSFLDHPAFKKSVVRERIPDYLSYEYLPDNKTLFRDVFKLMPGSWFEWTADSFVTERYYDYTFKPDESLTLEQWADRIEDVFTKSVDAHMIADVEVGGFLSSGVDSSYAVERAYSAGTNIRTFSVGYEEEQYSELSYAQSFSEELGVENIANKISADDFFDAMPDIQYYMDEPLPNPAENPLYFLAENAAKHVKVVLSGEGADELFGGYPNYLAEDHLGRYCERVPRGVRKVAGAVAGALPAVKGKHFLTHGAMEPWERFSRADYVFENEDRQQYLRDKITGPTPQEGSKPYFDHVAGLDAVSQLQYVDMQTWMAFDILLKADRMSMAHSLELRVPFLDREVLELALTIPARYRVANDESKVALRRAAARHLPERVYNKEKLGFPSPLAVWLRDDKFYNRVKDAFEGPVAQEFFVPEKLMELLDEHKSGRVSNMQKIWSFYTFIVWYEEFFGEGERAQCRA; this is translated from the coding sequence ATGTGCGGTTTCACCGGTTTCATCAACAACACCCCCGGCATCGACGCCCAGCGCGTCATCGAGCTGATGGGCGATCGCATCCGCCATCGCGGGCCCGACGACGCCACGTACTACGTCGATGACGACGTGGCGCTTGCGCACCGCCGCCTGTCCATCATCGACCTTGAGGGCGGCCGCCAGCCCATGTTCAACGAAGACGGCAACCTCGTCATCGTGTTCAACGGCGAAATCTACAACTATCAAGAGCTGCGCGAGGAACTGGTGGCCGCTGGCCACGTGTTTGCCACGCATAGCGACACCGAAACCATCCTGCATGGCTTCGAGCAGTGGGGCCGCGGCGTGCTCGACCGCCTGCGCGGCATGTTCGCGTTCGCCATCTGGGACAAGCGCGAAAAGAAGCTGTTCGGCGCGCGCGACATCTTCGGCATTAAACCGTATTACTACTATCGTGCCGGCTCCACGTTCCTGTTTGGCTCCGAGATCAAAAGCTTCCTGGACCATCCGGCGTTCAAGAAGTCCGTGGTGCGCGAGCGCATCCCCGACTACCTGTCCTACGAATACCTGCCCGACAACAAGACGCTGTTCCGCGACGTGTTCAAGCTTATGCCCGGCAGCTGGTTCGAGTGGACGGCCGACAGCTTCGTGACCGAGCGCTACTACGACTACACGTTCAAGCCCGACGAAAGCCTGACGCTTGAGCAGTGGGCCGACCGCATCGAGGACGTGTTCACGAAGTCGGTGGACGCGCATATGATCGCCGACGTCGAGGTGGGCGGCTTCCTGTCGTCGGGCGTCGACTCCAGCTACGCGGTGGAGCGCGCGTATTCGGCCGGTACGAATATCCGCACGTTCTCCGTGGGCTACGAGGAGGAGCAGTACAGCGAGTTGTCGTACGCGCAAAGCTTCTCGGAGGAGCTGGGCGTGGAAAACATCGCGAACAAGATTTCGGCCGACGACTTCTTCGACGCCATGCCCGACATCCAGTACTACATGGACGAGCCGTTGCCGAACCCGGCTGAAAACCCGCTGTACTTCTTGGCCGAGAACGCGGCGAAGCACGTGAAGGTGGTGCTTTCGGGCGAAGGTGCCGACGAGCTATTCGGCGGCTACCCGAATTACCTGGCCGAAGACCACTTGGGCCGCTACTGCGAGCGCGTCCCGCGCGGCGTGCGCAAGGTTGCGGGCGCCGTTGCCGGCGCGCTGCCGGCGGTGAAGGGCAAGCACTTCCTCACGCACGGCGCTATGGAGCCGTGGGAGCGCTTCAGCCGAGCCGACTACGTGTTTGAAAACGAGGACCGCCAGCAGTACCTGCGCGACAAGATCACAGGCCCCACGCCGCAGGAGGGCTCCAAGCCCTACTTCGACCACGTGGCCGGCCTTGACGCCGTGTCGCAGCTGCAGTACGTCGACATGCAAACGTGGATGGCGTTCGACATCTTGCTGAAGGCCGACCGCATGTCCATGGCGCACTCGCTTGAGCTGCGCGTGCCGTTTTTGGACCGCGAGGTGCTTGAGCTGGCCCTTACCATTCCGGCACGCTACCGCGTGGCCAACGATGAGTCGAAAGTGGCGCTGCGCCGCGCGGCGGCCCGTCATCTGCCCGAGCGCGTGTACAACAAGGAGAAGCTCGGCTTCCCCTCGCCGTTGGCCGTGTGGCTGCGCGACGACAAGTTCTACAATCGCGTGAAAGACGCGTTCGAAGGCCCGGTGGCGCAGGAGTTCTTCGTGCCGGAAAAGCTGATGGAGCTGCTTGACGAGCACAAGTCCGGGCGCGTGTCGAACATGCAGAAGATCTGGTCGTTCTACACGTTCATCGTTTGGTACGAGGAGTTCTTCGGCGAAGGCGAGCGCGCGCAGTGCCGCGCGTAG
- a CDS encoding carboxylate--amine ligase, with the protein MATNDFLPVLLGGDANAYGMARSFYEEFGTASRAIGKGAFHICQHSKILTFDVTEPDLEDDDVFTRTLLDYAAAHKGQTLVLVPCGDNYTKMLVRNQDKLRDAYRFNIMSPDQFALLSTKERFYDTCVKFGLEFPKTCEVTPETAAGFEPPFEYPVVVKPSNSVAYWNCNYPGKKKVFVVQNADEMRRILAGVYSETSTYRDAMIVQDFVPGDDTCMRVMNCYSDAHGKVKMMALGDVLLEEHTPEGIGSYGAIMTGYNADINERIKGFLEEIGYVGFSNFDLKYDKRDGSFKLFEINPRQGRSSYFTTASNKNLARYLVRDVVYGEDRPLDVATLDDEVLWTMIPLDVIRTYVSDPEALARAERLIRAGKVRTSYWSPQDKSLARWISYQVNQRNYRKQYAACFGHRGIDD; encoded by the coding sequence GTGGCAACAAACGATTTCCTGCCCGTTTTGCTTGGCGGCGACGCCAACGCGTACGGTATGGCACGTTCGTTTTACGAAGAATTCGGAACCGCTTCGCGCGCCATCGGCAAGGGCGCGTTCCACATCTGCCAGCACAGCAAGATCCTGACGTTCGACGTCACCGAGCCCGACCTTGAGGACGACGACGTGTTCACGCGCACGCTGCTTGACTACGCGGCCGCCCACAAGGGGCAAACGCTGGTGCTGGTGCCGTGCGGCGACAACTACACGAAGATGCTCGTGCGCAACCAGGACAAGCTGCGCGACGCGTATCGCTTCAACATCATGTCGCCCGACCAGTTCGCGCTGCTGTCCACGAAGGAGCGCTTCTACGACACGTGCGTGAAGTTCGGCCTTGAATTCCCGAAAACGTGCGAGGTCACGCCTGAGACGGCCGCCGGCTTCGAGCCGCCGTTCGAATACCCTGTGGTGGTGAAGCCCTCGAACAGCGTTGCGTACTGGAACTGCAACTATCCGGGCAAGAAGAAGGTGTTCGTCGTGCAGAACGCCGACGAGATGCGCCGCATCCTGGCGGGCGTGTACTCGGAAACGTCCACGTACCGCGACGCCATGATTGTGCAGGACTTCGTGCCGGGCGACGACACGTGCATGCGCGTGATGAACTGCTACTCGGACGCCCACGGCAAGGTGAAGATGATGGCGCTTGGCGACGTGCTGCTTGAAGAGCACACGCCCGAGGGCATCGGCAGCTACGGCGCCATCATGACGGGCTACAACGCCGACATCAACGAGCGAATCAAGGGTTTCCTTGAAGAGATAGGCTACGTAGGATTCTCGAACTTCGATTTGAAGTACGATAAGCGCGACGGCTCGTTCAAGCTGTTCGAGATCAACCCGCGCCAGGGCCGTTCAAGTTATTTCACCACGGCTTCGAACAAGAATCTGGCGCGCTACCTGGTGCGCGACGTGGTGTACGGCGAAGATAGGCCGCTTGACGTCGCCACGCTTGACGACGAAGTGCTGTGGACCATGATCCCGCTCGACGTCATCCGCACCTACGTTTCCGATCCCGAAGCCTTGGCACGCGCCGAGCGGCTCATCCGCGCGGGGAAGGTGCGCACGTCGTACTGGAGCCCGCAGGACAAGTCGCTGGCCCGCTGGATCAGCTACCAGGTCAACCAGCGGAATTATCGCAAGCAATATGCGGCGTGCTTCGGCCACCGCGGCATAGACGACTAG
- a CDS encoding murein hydrolase activator EnvC family protein → MLDFTQRVSRFSLSVVVAASLAFAPVAGANTAFAAESDDLTAQADELAASSVAKQAEADTLAQKIDGLQTNLNDAQQRYNTAMQQHDEAQAAADDARQRKEAADDRTAQLQERLGGRAVDMYKSGGSMSFLGVLMGVSSFDDFVNMWDTLQRIAQQDANLIDESKQVRTEAAEAQASFEEQSQIAADEMTAAQAAKDEIEATKSTMETELAKVTEEVALLQGQEESVRLSAEEAKQREEEAARVAASYSASAGINDYSGGGSYSDSGNSYTGGGGGTSAIGGWVNPCPSYYGVTCEFGYSPITGSHNGIDLGAASGAPILAAGPGTVTYVGWYGTGGNAVIISHGNGMRTIYMHQSQTAATVGQTVNAGDVIGYVGTTGLSTGPHLHFQIEINGSPVNPRNYYSF, encoded by the coding sequence ATGCTTGATTTCACGCAACGGGTTTCCCGTTTTTCCCTGTCCGTCGTCGTTGCTGCGTCGCTGGCGTTTGCGCCGGTAGCGGGCGCGAACACGGCGTTCGCGGCCGAGTCCGACGACCTTACGGCGCAGGCCGATGAGCTGGCTGCGTCCTCGGTGGCCAAGCAGGCCGAAGCCGATACGCTTGCCCAGAAAATCGACGGGCTCCAAACGAACCTCAACGACGCGCAGCAGCGTTACAACACCGCCATGCAGCAGCATGACGAGGCGCAGGCCGCTGCCGACGACGCCCGGCAACGCAAAGAGGCTGCCGATGATCGCACGGCGCAGCTGCAGGAGCGCCTTGGCGGGCGCGCCGTGGACATGTACAAATCTGGCGGCAGCATGTCGTTTCTGGGCGTGCTCATGGGCGTGTCGTCGTTCGACGACTTCGTGAACATGTGGGACACGCTGCAGCGCATCGCGCAGCAGGACGCCAACCTGATCGACGAATCGAAGCAGGTTCGCACGGAAGCGGCCGAGGCCCAGGCAAGCTTCGAGGAACAGTCGCAGATCGCGGCTGACGAGATGACGGCAGCCCAGGCCGCCAAAGACGAGATCGAGGCCACGAAATCCACCATGGAAACCGAGCTTGCGAAGGTGACGGAGGAAGTTGCCTTGCTGCAAGGCCAGGAAGAGTCCGTGCGCTTGTCGGCCGAAGAGGCGAAGCAGCGCGAGGAAGAGGCCGCGCGCGTGGCTGCCAGCTATTCGGCATCGGCCGGCATCAATGATTATTCGGGCGGCGGCAGCTATTCGGATAGCGGCAACAGCTACACCGGTGGCGGTGGCGGCACGTCCGCCATCGGCGGCTGGGTGAATCCGTGCCCAAGCTACTACGGCGTCACCTGCGAGTTCGGCTATTCGCCCATCACCGGTTCGCACAACGGCATCGACCTTGGCGCCGCGTCGGGCGCGCCTATCTTGGCGGCCGGCCCGGGCACGGTCACGTACGTGGGCTGGTACGGCACGGGCGGCAACGCCGTCATCATCTCGCACGGCAACGGCATGCGCACCATCTACATGCACCAAAGCCAAACGGCGGCAACGGTGGGGCAAACCGTCAACGCCGGCGACGTCATCGGCTACGTGGGCACCACGGGCTTGTCAACCGGCCCGCACTTGCACTTCCAGATCGAGATCAACGGTTCGCCGGTCAATCCGCGCAACTACTACAGCTTCTAG
- a CDS encoding flavin reductase, with amino-acid sequence MIDKSAFHSLSYGMYVIGTHAQNRDFGCVVNTFAQVTSSPMQVSVALNKENATTVAVREAGRFTASCLSEDATMELIGTFGFHTSTELDKFAQHASARDAAGMPYVAEQVCATFSAKVVTELDLGTHVLFIGEVDEAHKVEGAAEAMTYAFYHQVKGGKTPPKASSYLGEEAPAPVAAASGAGAAPKVAWRCTICGHMEYVDELPDDFVCPICGVGKEFFERVEL; translated from the coding sequence ATGATCGACAAATCCGCGTTCCATAGCCTAAGCTACGGCATGTACGTTATCGGCACGCACGCGCAAAACCGCGATTTCGGCTGCGTGGTGAACACGTTTGCCCAGGTCACGTCTTCGCCCATGCAGGTGAGCGTTGCGCTGAACAAGGAAAACGCCACCACGGTGGCCGTGCGCGAGGCAGGGCGCTTCACGGCATCGTGCTTGTCCGAAGACGCCACCATGGAGCTTATCGGCACGTTCGGGTTCCACACGTCAACCGAACTCGACAAGTTCGCGCAGCACGCCAGCGCGCGCGATGCGGCCGGCATGCCCTATGTGGCCGAGCAGGTGTGCGCCACGTTCTCTGCGAAGGTGGTTACCGAGTTGGACCTGGGCACGCATGTGCTGTTCATCGGCGAAGTGGACGAGGCACACAAGGTCGAAGGCGCGGCCGAAGCCATGACGTATGCGTTCTATCACCAGGTCAAGGGCGGTAAAACCCCGCCGAAGGCTTCCAGCTATTTGGGCGAAGAGGCGCCCGCACCGGTTGCTGCGGCAAGCGGCGCAGGCGCTGCGCCGAAGGTTGCCTGGCGCTGCACCATCTGCGGCCACATGGAATACGTCGATGAGCTGCCCGACGATTTCGTGTGCCCCATCTGCGGCGTCGGCAAGGAATTCTTCGAGCGCGTGGAACTGTAA
- the rpmE gene encoding 50S ribosomal protein L31: MKQGIHPEYVECTVKCSCGNTFTTRSTKPELKIDICNVCHPFYTGQQRFVDTGGRVQRFADKFGAAKEQVAAREAAKKAERAAKAAELEAAKKAEREAKAAAKAKRAEEYAKKAAAEAEKAAELEAATAAAAEAEAAPEATAADEAAVDALVENAAE, encoded by the coding sequence ATGAAACAAGGAATCCATCCGGAGTACGTGGAGTGCACCGTCAAGTGCAGCTGCGGCAACACGTTCACCACTCGTTCTACGAAGCCTGAGCTGAAGATCGACATCTGCAACGTGTGCCACCCGTTCTACACCGGCCAGCAGCGCTTCGTCGACACCGGCGGACGCGTCCAGCGCTTCGCCGACAAGTTCGGCGCCGCTAAGGAGCAGGTGGCTGCTCGCGAGGCCGCCAAGAAGGCCGAGCGCGCCGCTAAGGCTGCTGAGCTCGAGGCCGCCAAGAAGGCCGAGCGCGAGGCTAAGGCCGCCGCTAAGGCCAAGCGTGCTGAAGAGTACGCCAAGAAGGCTGCCGCCGAGGCTGAGAAGGCTGCCGAGCTCGAGGCTGCTACCGCTGCCGCTGCTGAGGCCGAAGCCGCTCCCGAGGCTACCGCTGCCGACGAGGCTGCTGTCGACGCCCTGGTCGAGAACGCTGCCGAATAG
- a CDS encoding NAD(+)/NADH kinase: MHILIVRNNSNSQAQDASLLLVTYLATQGIDYTVVDSSKLASPLAAPELSALFDHGVDMAVALGGDGTILRTARQVGFHGTPILGINYGRLGFLANPNESGVMEPLTAALAGDATEEARTNLSIHVVCEGEADPFNDVEGDDADEPREFFALNEVAVTRGANGRIIDFGLDVSGSHLATMRGDGLVVASATGSTAYALSAGGPLVAPGFTGLVAVPIAPHTLHSRAVVTSPSDVIEMDLSENADGRDATLFIDGELVELDRPLRRLYVRRGPVATTLLRYKDEGFYNHAAKVFF, translated from the coding sequence ATGCACATCCTTATCGTGCGTAATAACTCCAACTCGCAGGCGCAAGACGCATCGCTTTTGCTGGTAACGTACCTGGCCACACAAGGAATCGACTACACCGTGGTCGACTCGTCGAAGTTGGCAAGCCCTCTGGCCGCACCCGAGCTTTCCGCGCTGTTCGACCACGGCGTGGACATGGCGGTTGCCCTTGGCGGCGACGGCACCATCCTGCGCACGGCGCGCCAGGTGGGATTTCACGGCACGCCCATCCTGGGCATCAACTACGGACGACTGGGCTTTCTAGCCAATCCGAACGAGTCAGGCGTCATGGAGCCGCTGACAGCCGCGCTTGCAGGCGACGCCACCGAAGAGGCGCGCACAAACCTGTCCATCCACGTGGTATGTGAAGGCGAAGCGGACCCGTTCAACGATGTTGAAGGAGACGACGCCGATGAACCGCGCGAGTTCTTCGCGCTGAACGAAGTGGCCGTGACGCGCGGGGCGAACGGTCGCATCATCGACTTCGGGCTGGACGTTTCAGGGTCGCACCTGGCCACGATGCGCGGCGACGGGCTGGTGGTGGCAAGTGCCACCGGTTCGACGGCCTATGCGCTTTCGGCCGGCGGACCTTTGGTGGCGCCCGGATTCACCGGCTTGGTGGCCGTGCCCATCGCGCCGCACACGCTGCATTCGCGCGCCGTGGTAACAAGCCCGTCCGACGTCATAGAGATGGACTTGTCCGAAAACGCTGACGGCCGCGACGCCACGCTGTTCATCGACGGTGAATTGGTGGAGCTTGACCGACCGCTTCGCCGCCTGTACGTGCGCCGCGGGCCCGTTGCCACCACCCTGTTGCGCTACAAAGACGAAGGCTTCTACAATCACGCCGCGAAAGTATTCTTCTAG
- the cuyB gene encoding cysteate racemase, with translation MDTRKLGIIGGLGPAATVRLFQRIVELTDVARDQDHLDITILNRPQIPDRTAYLLGRSGAPSFIPVMQQAARDLEQAGCEVVCTPCNTAHSRYDEISGVLERASFLHMPRETAAFAKSLGCTRVGVMATDGALAAGVYQDAFAREGLGFEQPSEAAQRIVMSIIYDEVKAGRPVDFDRFQVVCAGFLERGCDGIVLGCTELSCIGAPVHVMGMTVIDALDVLAWRCVQECGAPAKDLAAAVSKR, from the coding sequence GTGGATACGCGCAAACTCGGCATCATCGGCGGTCTTGGACCGGCGGCAACCGTTCGGCTGTTCCAGCGCATCGTGGAGCTGACGGATGTGGCGCGCGACCAGGACCACCTAGACATCACCATCTTGAACCGCCCGCAGATACCCGATCGCACGGCGTATCTGCTCGGACGGTCCGGCGCCCCCTCGTTTATCCCGGTCATGCAGCAGGCTGCGCGCGATTTGGAGCAGGCAGGTTGCGAAGTGGTGTGCACGCCGTGCAACACGGCCCATTCGCGCTACGACGAAATCTCCGGCGTGCTTGAGCGCGCGTCGTTTCTGCACATGCCGCGCGAAACGGCCGCGTTCGCGAAAAGCCTCGGCTGCACGCGCGTCGGCGTCATGGCCACCGACGGCGCGCTTGCCGCCGGCGTGTACCAGGATGCGTTCGCCCGCGAAGGGCTTGGCTTCGAACAGCCTTCCGAAGCTGCCCAGCGCATCGTCATGAGCATCATCTACGACGAGGTGAAGGCGGGCCGCCCCGTCGACTTCGATCGGTTCCAGGTGGTGTGCGCGGGCTTTTTGGAGCGCGGTTGCGACGGCATCGTGCTTGGGTGCACGGAGCTGTCGTGCATCGGCGCCCCCGTGCACGTCATGGGCATGACCGTCATCGACGCGCTCGACGTGCTGGCGTGGCGCTGCGTGCAGGAGTGCGGCGCACCGGCAAAAGATCTTGCAGCGGCCGTTTCGAAACGATAG